The following coding sequences are from one Niveibacterium umoris window:
- the amrS gene encoding AmmeMemoRadiSam system radical SAM enzyme, whose product MAPERPASDPAYPARWWHLLDDGRIQCDLCPRECRLHADQRGACFVRERRGDAMVLSTYGRSSGFCIDPIEKKPLNHFYPGSSVLSFGTAGCNLACKFCQNWDISKSRDMDRLMDRASPTQIAEAAVAHGARSVAFTYNDPVIFAEYAIDTAVACHERGVHTVAVTAGYVSPPARREFYAVMDAANVDLKAFSDDFYVKMTGANLAPVLDTLVWLRHESSVWFEITTLLIPGANDGDAEIEAMSAWIMRELGPDVPLHFSAFHPDFKLTDRGPTPAATLSKARQIARAAGLHHVYTGNVHDPEGGTTYCHACKLPLIVRDWYSILAYRVDDSGCCSACGTPLAGRFGAFSKPFGPRRIPVHLDAS is encoded by the coding sequence ATGGCGCCTGAACGACCCGCATCTGATCCGGCATACCCGGCGCGCTGGTGGCACCTGCTTGACGACGGCCGCATCCAGTGCGATCTGTGCCCGCGGGAATGCCGGCTGCACGCCGATCAGCGCGGCGCCTGTTTCGTGCGGGAACGTCGCGGCGATGCCATGGTGCTCAGCACTTACGGGCGCAGCTCGGGCTTTTGCATCGATCCGATCGAGAAGAAACCGCTGAACCATTTCTATCCGGGTAGCAGCGTGCTGTCTTTCGGCACGGCGGGCTGCAACCTGGCGTGCAAGTTCTGCCAGAACTGGGATATCTCCAAGTCGCGAGACATGGACAGGCTGATGGATCGCGCATCACCGACCCAGATCGCGGAGGCAGCGGTGGCCCACGGTGCGCGCAGCGTCGCCTTCACCTACAACGACCCGGTGATTTTCGCCGAGTACGCGATCGACACCGCGGTGGCCTGCCACGAACGCGGCGTTCACACGGTGGCAGTTACGGCGGGCTACGTCTCACCGCCGGCGCGTCGCGAGTTCTATGCGGTGATGGATGCGGCCAATGTAGACCTCAAGGCCTTCTCGGATGACTTCTACGTGAAGATGACCGGCGCAAATCTGGCTCCGGTACTCGATACGCTGGTCTGGCTGCGCCACGAATCCTCGGTATGGTTCGAGATCACGACCCTGTTGATTCCGGGCGCCAACGATGGCGACGCCGAAATCGAAGCCATGTCTGCCTGGATCATGCGCGAGTTGGGTCCTGATGTGCCCTTGCATTTCAGCGCCTTCCACCCTGACTTCAAGCTCACCGACCGCGGCCCGACACCGGCGGCAACGCTCTCGAAAGCTCGCCAGATTGCTCGCGCTGCGGGCCTTCATCATGTCTATACGGGAAATGTTCACGATCCCGAGGGTGGGACGACCTATTGTCACGCCTGCAAGCTGCCGTTAATAGTCAGAGACTGGTACAGCATCCTCGCCTATCGCGTCGACGACTCTGGATGCTGTTCTGCGTGCGGCACTCCGCTCGCCGGGCGTTTCGGCGCCTTCAGCAAACCGTTCGGACCACGGCGAATTCCCGTGCATCTTGACGCAAGCTGA
- the ispD gene encoding 2-C-methyl-D-erythritol 4-phosphate cytidylyltransferase — MTPIKNSSRFHALVPAAGSGSRMGAPHPKQYLDLLGLPVIRHTIDALLAVERLETVWIVLAPDDVWWAQYDWPHDPRLQVLMCGGATRAESVTKALEMIAQYVPDDTWMLVHDAARACISSAVVDRMLEALSEDPVGGLLAVPVADTLKRADKQGRVAETIARDGLWQAQTPQMFRIGMLRDALAAHPEVTDEASAMEACGHRPRLVPSDASNFKVTFPEDLAMAARILGAAREQK, encoded by the coding sequence ATGACTCCGATCAAGAATTCGAGCCGTTTCCACGCGCTGGTGCCGGCAGCAGGCAGCGGCAGCAGGATGGGCGCGCCCCATCCCAAACAGTATCTGGATCTCCTGGGCCTGCCGGTCATTCGCCACACCATCGATGCCCTGTTGGCCGTGGAACGCCTTGAGACAGTGTGGATCGTGCTCGCGCCGGACGATGTCTGGTGGGCGCAGTACGACTGGCCGCACGATCCGCGCCTGCAGGTGCTCATGTGTGGCGGCGCAACACGAGCAGAAAGCGTGACCAAGGCGCTGGAAATGATCGCGCAATATGTACCGGACGACACCTGGATGCTGGTGCATGACGCCGCACGCGCCTGCATATCGTCGGCAGTGGTTGACCGCATGCTGGAAGCCCTTTCTGAGGACCCGGTCGGAGGCCTGCTGGCCGTACCAGTCGCCGACACGCTCAAGCGTGCCGACAAGCAAGGCCGCGTCGCCGAGACCATTGCCCGCGACGGCTTGTGGCAGGCTCAGACACCACAAATGTTCCGTATCGGGATGTTGCGTGACGCGCTTGCCGCACATCCCGAGGTGACCGACGAAGCGTCGGCGATGGAGGCCTGCGGGCACAGACCCCGGCTCGTGCCGTCGGACGCCTCCAATTTCAAGGTGACCTTTCCCGAAGACCTCGCAATGGCCGCCCGGATCCTCGGCGCGGCGAGGGAGCAAAAATGA
- a CDS encoding host attachment protein — MSITWVLVANARSATLYENQGPNKGLTIVKQIEPEANGLVDDISIGAMDRTAWHGPGDLRRNRAKGFAHRLAGELRSGRNRNRFAQAVLVAPPAFMGLLNAELDSPTAQRVSGRLEKDYTKNSTSDLCGKLGDCLCP, encoded by the coding sequence ATGTCGATCACCTGGGTGCTCGTTGCCAATGCCCGTTCTGCCACGCTTTATGAAAATCAAGGTCCGAACAAAGGTTTGACCATCGTCAAACAGATCGAGCCCGAAGCGAACGGCCTGGTGGACGACATCTCGATCGGCGCGATGGACCGAACGGCTTGGCACGGGCCCGGAGACCTTCGACGAAACAGGGCAAAGGGATTTGCACACAGGCTGGCCGGGGAATTGCGCAGCGGGCGCAATCGCAATCGCTTTGCGCAGGCAGTGTTGGTCGCGCCGCCTGCTTTCATGGGTTTGTTGAATGCCGAACTGGATTCACCCACGGCCCAGCGCGTGAGTGGGCGTCTCGAGAAGGATTACACGAAGAATTCCACCAGCGATCTCTGCGGAAAACTGGGTGACTGCCTCTGCCCGTGA
- the ispF gene encoding 2-C-methyl-D-erythritol 2,4-cyclodiphosphate synthase — translation MNVPFRIGQGFDVHALVPGRKLIIGGVDIPFDRGLLGHSDADVLLHAITDAVLGAAGLGDIGRHFPDTDERYAGADSRVLLREAVKAVHGAGWSVGNVDATIIAQAPKVLPYVPAMAANIAADLSIDVESVNLKGKTTERLGFTGRGEGIAAEAVALLVRRER, via the coding sequence ATGAATGTGCCGTTCCGGATCGGCCAGGGATTTGACGTGCACGCCCTGGTGCCAGGTCGCAAATTGATCATTGGCGGCGTCGATATTCCGTTTGATCGTGGACTGCTCGGTCACTCCGATGCCGATGTGCTGCTGCACGCAATTACCGATGCCGTTCTGGGCGCTGCCGGGCTTGGCGATATTGGTCGCCATTTCCCCGATACCGACGAGCGCTATGCCGGTGCCGACAGCCGCGTCCTGCTGCGCGAGGCTGTCAAGGCAGTACATGGCGCCGGCTGGAGCGTAGGAAACGTCGATGCCACCATCATTGCCCAGGCGCCCAAAGTGCTGCCTTACGTGCCTGCAATGGCAGCCAATATTGCCGCTGACCTTTCGATTGACGTGGAGTCCGTCAACCTCAAGGGCAAGACGACCGAGCGCCTCGGTTTCACAGGTCGCGGTGAAGGCATCGCCGCCGAAGCGGTTGCGCTGTTGGTGAGGCGTGAGCGCTAG
- a CDS encoding putative metalloprotease CJM1_0395 family protein has product MVGAVDASFVARTFASASTQGVSSRPKSASKQTTPEETQKLNELKARDREVREHEQAHISAGGALIRGGASYKYETGPDGKQYAIGGDVSIDVSPGRNAADTIRRAEQIREAALAPKEPSAQDYSVAAQASGMQAKAQAEASKSGQDSPAGQGGSASPPNAASATAVRAYQIAQDAFTSIAGSLIAARA; this is encoded by the coding sequence ATGGTCGGTGCAGTCGATGCCAGCTTCGTCGCGCGAACGTTTGCGTCCGCCTCGACGCAAGGGGTGTCTTCGCGCCCAAAATCGGCATCCAAGCAAACCACTCCCGAAGAGACCCAGAAGCTCAACGAGCTCAAAGCGCGTGATCGCGAAGTCCGCGAACATGAGCAGGCGCACATCTCTGCCGGGGGGGCCTTGATCCGCGGTGGCGCCAGTTATAAGTACGAAACCGGGCCCGATGGCAAACAGTATGCGATCGGGGGCGACGTCTCGATAGACGTCTCGCCGGGACGCAACGCTGCCGACACCATCCGTCGCGCCGAGCAGATCCGCGAGGCCGCGCTCGCGCCGAAGGAACCCTCGGCGCAGGACTACAGTGTCGCCGCCCAGGCTTCAGGCATGCAGGCCAAAGCACAGGCGGAAGCGTCAAAGTCCGGCCAAGATTCGCCTGCTGGCCAAGGCGGATCCGCATCGCCGCCCAACGCGGCGTCGGCCACCGCCGTTCGCGCTTATCAGATTGCCCAGGACGCCTTTACGTCGATCGCCGGAAGCCTCATCGCCGCACGCGCCTGA
- the thpR gene encoding RNA 2',3'-cyclic phosphodiesterase, which produces MSASSAHRYFFALWPPRELGSALAALGEQAQAVQRGRLMEAESLHCTLAYLGPLDQKQAQAAISAGDSIHAQAFDMPIDYVGFWPHNRIVWAGPRVSPPEVTALAALIADAVAASSLGYRPAALTQAHLTLLRNACAPRTPAPLALGLWRCNEFVLARSIAGNASGARYEIVARWPLAGGGD; this is translated from the coding sequence GTGAGCGCTAGCAGCGCGCATCGCTATTTTTTTGCGCTCTGGCCTCCGCGAGAACTTGGTAGCGCGCTTGCTGCGCTGGGCGAGCAGGCTCAGGCAGTGCAACGCGGGCGGTTGATGGAGGCCGAGTCACTTCATTGCACGCTGGCATATCTCGGCCCGCTGGACCAGAAACAAGCCCAGGCAGCAATTTCGGCAGGTGATTCCATCCATGCCCAAGCCTTTGACATGCCTATCGATTACGTGGGCTTCTGGCCGCACAACCGCATCGTATGGGCCGGACCACGGGTGTCGCCGCCCGAGGTTACGGCACTGGCCGCACTCATCGCGGATGCAGTCGCGGCGAGCAGCCTGGGCTATCGCCCGGCAGCCTTGACGCAAGCGCATCTGACCCTGCTGCGCAATGCCTGCGCCCCCCGCACCCCAGCGCCATTGGCGCTGGGCTTATGGCGCTGCAATGAATTCGTACTGGCGCGATCAATCGCCGGGAATGCAAGCGGTGCGCGCTATGAAATCGTCGCGCGCTGGCCGCTTGCCGGGGGAGGGGACTAA
- the amrA gene encoding AmmeMemoRadiSam system protein A, with product MPTDTALGPLLIAHARHAIAQGLGLDSEVPPDAPALHEQGAVFVTLTQDDRLRGCIGSLVAYRPLGEDVRANAFAAAFRDPRFAPLTAHEWAGTDLEVSLIGPTEWRVCASEAEAIAWLRPGVDGVILEHAGLRATFLPQVWSSLPTSALFLYELRRKAGMRGDRWPADMRVGRYQVEKYHGA from the coding sequence ATGCCCACTGACACTGCACTGGGTCCATTGCTGATAGCACATGCGCGTCATGCGATTGCGCAGGGGCTTGGTCTTGATTCTGAAGTGCCACCCGACGCACCTGCCCTGCATGAACAGGGTGCGGTATTCGTGACGCTGACGCAGGATGATCGCCTGCGGGGTTGCATCGGCTCGCTGGTGGCCTACAGACCGCTGGGCGAGGATGTGCGTGCCAATGCGTTTGCCGCGGCCTTTCGCGATCCGCGCTTCGCGCCGCTGACTGCGCACGAATGGGCGGGAACGGATCTCGAAGTTTCGCTGATTGGCCCGACCGAGTGGCGCGTGTGCGCCAGCGAAGCTGAGGCCATCGCGTGGTTGCGGCCCGGTGTTGACGGTGTGATCCTCGAACACGCGGGGCTTCGCGCGACCTTTCTGCCTCAGGTATGGTCTTCGTTGCCGACCTCTGCTCTGTTCTTGTACGAGCTGCGACGCAAGGCCGGGATGCGTGGCGACCGTTGGCCCGCGGACATGCGGGTAGGCCGCTATCAGGTCGAGAAGTACCATGGCGCCTGA
- a CDS encoding alpha/beta hydrolase: MARFVHRHTEMSIQAKGAWLSAMLSHVPDAVALTICFAAAPIASRNAREFVFAEAFQRAGYATLLVDGLTQYEEKRDPDSRFDVPKLADRLVSVVEWLHHQPHLGQLAYAICASGTAAAAAVKAAAVVDPAPFALICRAGRVDLAGASPLRANRIPLLAIAGGPADANRRPAEHAYALIESAKHWHEVPNASERFIEPGALDEAASASLGWAERWRPATLDLAGNG, encoded by the coding sequence ATGGCCCGCTTCGTTCACCGCCACACAGAAATGAGCATCCAGGCAAAAGGGGCCTGGTTGTCGGCCATGCTGTCGCATGTGCCCGACGCGGTGGCCTTGACGATCTGTTTTGCGGCGGCTCCCATCGCCTCACGCAATGCACGGGAATTCGTGTTTGCCGAGGCGTTCCAGCGCGCTGGATATGCAACCCTTCTGGTCGATGGGCTGACCCAGTACGAGGAAAAACGTGACCCGGATTCGCGTTTCGATGTGCCCAAACTCGCCGACCGCCTGGTGTCCGTCGTCGAGTGGCTTCATCACCAACCGCATCTCGGTCAACTCGCCTACGCGATTTGCGCGAGCGGAACCGCTGCAGCAGCAGCCGTGAAAGCGGCGGCGGTAGTCGACCCCGCACCATTTGCGCTGATCTGTCGCGCCGGTCGCGTGGATCTTGCCGGCGCCTCGCCGCTGCGCGCGAACCGGATCCCCTTGCTGGCGATTGCGGGCGGCCCCGCTGACGCGAACCGACGGCCGGCCGAGCACGCGTACGCGCTGATCGAGAGTGCGAAGCACTGGCATGAGGTACCCAATGCGAGCGAGCGCTTCATCGAGCCCGGTGCCCTTGACGAGGCGGCCAGCGCCAGCCTGGGTTGGGCCGAACGCTGGCGCCCGGCCACATTGGACCTCGCCGGCAACGGTTAG
- a CDS encoding MgtC/SapB family protein, producing MNIAHAQVLSSFQLLIVSAGIGFLIGLERERKASAQAGVRTFTLVAICGALAAFISQLLNSPWIVGTGLFATAVMIIAAHLRNPDQSDPGTTSVAALLACYLLGALVWLGQTPFAVGVAVLVTALLYFKAELSGIASRLTHSEWISMLQFAALSLVVLPILPDKGFGPYDALNPHQIWLMVVLISGVSLVGYASLRLFGDRYGTLLVGFAGGLVSSTATTLVFSRHARSNAMFAPAAGRVILLANLVMLVRLSLFAIVVAPASFVPIASVMLAGLLPGLIWIVFAWPSGADPASLPLPQTRNPTEVRVAFGFAALYGVVVVASTWLMETVGAGGLYLVALVSGATDVDAISLSSLQLQSAGRLLPTAAATAITIAALSNLAFKTGVAMIVGGSAIRRPIAIGMGAVASGIAAGLFVLHASS from the coding sequence ATGAACATCGCCCACGCGCAAGTGCTGTCGAGCTTCCAATTGCTGATCGTCAGCGCCGGCATCGGTTTCCTGATCGGGCTGGAGCGAGAGCGCAAGGCCTCGGCGCAGGCAGGGGTACGCACCTTCACGCTGGTTGCCATCTGCGGTGCGTTGGCGGCCTTCATCAGCCAACTGCTGAATAGTCCATGGATCGTGGGAACCGGGCTGTTTGCCACAGCAGTCATGATCATCGCCGCGCACCTGCGCAATCCGGACCAGAGTGACCCTGGGACAACGTCCGTTGCAGCGCTGCTTGCCTGCTATCTGCTCGGCGCCCTGGTGTGGCTTGGCCAGACGCCCTTTGCAGTCGGCGTTGCGGTGCTCGTCACTGCACTGTTGTACTTCAAGGCTGAACTCTCCGGCATCGCGAGTCGCCTGACCCATTCGGAATGGATCTCGATGCTGCAGTTTGCGGCGCTGAGTCTGGTCGTATTGCCGATCCTGCCGGATAAGGGTTTCGGCCCTTACGACGCACTCAACCCGCATCAGATCTGGCTGATGGTGGTGCTGATTTCGGGCGTAAGCCTTGTCGGGTACGCCTCGCTGCGTCTTTTTGGCGACCGCTACGGCACGCTGCTTGTCGGATTTGCCGGTGGGCTCGTCTCGTCGACCGCCACGACGCTGGTGTTTTCGCGGCATGCCCGCAGCAATGCCATGTTCGCCCCGGCTGCCGGGCGCGTGATCCTGCTCGCCAACCTGGTGATGCTCGTTCGGTTGAGCCTGTTCGCCATCGTGGTGGCGCCCGCCAGTTTTGTCCCAATCGCCAGTGTGATGCTTGCCGGGCTTCTCCCTGGTCTGATCTGGATCGTGTTTGCGTGGCCCAGCGGTGCAGACCCCGCGAGTCTGCCCTTGCCGCAGACACGCAACCCGACCGAAGTCCGCGTCGCATTCGGTTTTGCAGCGCTTTACGGGGTGGTGGTGGTCGCCTCGACCTGGCTCATGGAGACCGTCGGTGCCGGCGGTTTGTACCTGGTTGCACTCGTTTCAGGTGCTACGGACGTCGATGCCATTTCGCTTTCGAGCCTGCAGCTTCAGTCAGCCGGCAGGCTGCTCCCGACGGCCGCGGCCACTGCCATTACGATTGCCGCGCTCTCCAATCTCGCGTTCAAGACCGGCGTCGCCATGATCGTTGGCGGTAGTGCGATCCGGCGCCCGATCGCGATCGGCATGGGGGCGGTTGCGAGCGGTATCGCGGCCGGGTTGTTTGTCCTGCATGCCTCCAGCTAG
- a CDS encoding glycogen/starch/alpha-glucan phosphorylase produces MNKMGSEPLDQGGIDVTFDVSVERHLKNEVGATQATATPTDWMRATALTAREGLAARWLQTQHDDNAVGARRAYYLSAEFLIGRAMSNALAALNLDKDFASEMKKLKLEPADVLETEPDAALGNGGLGRLAACFLDSLATLGVPSFGYGIRYEFGMFTQRIQDGKQVEMPDNWLANGNPWEFPRRDIHYIVPFGGWVEYVNGRPVWTPSERVMARAYDMVIPGHGTERVSTLRLWKATALEELDLSAHTRGDYARAAETRSKAENISWVLYPDDSTPQGRELRLRQEFFFVTASLQDIVARHIRAYSTLENLHEKAAIQLNDTHPALAVPELMRLLMDEHGLSWEDAWYQTSRIISYTNHTLMPEAIETWPVGIMQYLLPRHLDIIYEINRRFLTMVAARFPGDTALLNRVSLIAEDGEKRVRMGNLSIVASTKVNGVAKLHSDLMVQTIFADFAKIFPDRFTNVTNGVTPRRWLGQCNPGLTKLIGKKLRGQWQIDLDQLAKLKKYANDEAFCAEVAKVKLANKERLAAYIKRETGIVVDPNALFDIQVKRIHEYKRQLLNVLHVIQRYREMIANPNADWQPRVHIFAGKAASAYKMAKLIIRLIHDVARTVNNDPRLKDRLKVVFLPDYRVSVAEKIFPAADISEQISTAGTEASGTGNMKFALNGALTVGTWDGANIEIAENVGLDNIFVFGLRTEEVEKLSQEGYNPRAWYEGNADLKAVLDMIASGYFTPEEPTRYQAIVDTLLGRDQYFLLADFAAYVETHRHVDAAYRDKATWLTKVVHNISGMGMFSSDRTIGEYCKNIWGIKTR; encoded by the coding sequence ATGAACAAGATGGGCTCCGAACCCCTCGACCAAGGTGGTATTGACGTCACATTCGACGTTTCCGTCGAGCGGCACCTCAAGAACGAAGTCGGCGCCACGCAGGCGACGGCAACCCCCACGGACTGGATGCGCGCTACTGCGCTGACGGCCCGTGAAGGTCTGGCGGCCCGCTGGCTGCAGACGCAGCATGACGACAATGCAGTGGGCGCTCGTCGTGCTTACTACCTCTCCGCCGAATTCCTGATCGGTCGTGCCATGAGCAACGCGCTCGCCGCACTGAACCTCGACAAGGATTTCGCTTCTGAAATGAAGAAGCTCAAGCTCGAACCGGCCGATGTGCTCGAAACCGAGCCGGATGCCGCGCTGGGTAACGGTGGCCTGGGCCGCCTCGCAGCCTGCTTCCTCGACTCCCTCGCCACGCTCGGTGTGCCGTCCTTCGGTTATGGCATCCGCTACGAGTTCGGCATGTTCACGCAGCGCATCCAGGACGGCAAGCAAGTCGAAATGCCGGACAACTGGCTGGCCAACGGCAATCCGTGGGAATTCCCGCGTCGCGACATTCACTACATCGTGCCGTTCGGCGGCTGGGTTGAGTATGTGAATGGCCGCCCGGTCTGGACCCCGTCGGAGCGTGTAATGGCACGTGCCTACGACATGGTGATTCCGGGGCACGGCACTGAGCGCGTCTCGACACTGCGCCTGTGGAAGGCCACCGCGCTTGAAGAACTGGATCTGTCGGCGCACACCCGCGGCGACTACGCTCGCGCTGCCGAAACCCGCAGCAAGGCCGAGAACATCTCCTGGGTTCTGTACCCGGATGACAGCACCCCGCAGGGTCGTGAGCTGCGTCTGCGCCAGGAATTCTTCTTCGTCACGGCTTCATTGCAGGACATCGTTGCACGGCACATCCGCGCGTACAGCACGCTGGAAAACCTGCACGAGAAGGCCGCGATCCAGCTGAACGATACGCACCCGGCGCTCGCCGTGCCGGAACTGATGCGTCTGCTGATGGACGAGCACGGCCTGTCGTGGGAAGACGCCTGGTACCAGACCTCGCGCATCATCTCCTACACGAACCACACCCTGATGCCGGAGGCGATCGAGACTTGGCCGGTCGGCATCATGCAGTACCTTCTGCCGCGCCACCTCGACATCATCTATGAGATCAATCGCCGCTTCCTGACGATGGTCGCTGCGCGCTTCCCTGGCGATACTGCGCTGTTGAACCGCGTTTCGTTGATCGCCGAAGACGGCGAAAAGCGTGTCCGCATGGGCAACCTGTCGATCGTGGCATCGACCAAAGTGAACGGCGTCGCAAAACTGCACTCCGATCTGATGGTCCAGACCATCTTCGCGGACTTCGCGAAGATCTTCCCCGATCGCTTCACCAACGTCACGAACGGCGTGACGCCGCGTCGCTGGCTCGGCCAGTGCAACCCGGGGCTGACCAAGTTGATCGGCAAGAAGCTCCGCGGTCAGTGGCAGATCGACCTGGACCAGCTTGCGAAGCTGAAGAAGTACGCCAACGACGAAGCGTTCTGCGCCGAGGTGGCGAAGGTAAAGCTCGCCAACAAAGAGCGTCTGGCTGCGTACATCAAGCGCGAGACGGGCATCGTTGTTGATCCGAACGCGCTGTTCGATATCCAGGTCAAGCGCATCCACGAGTACAAGCGTCAGTTGCTGAACGTTCTGCACGTGATCCAGCGCTATCGCGAAATGATTGCAAACCCGAATGCCGACTGGCAGCCGCGTGTGCACATTTTCGCCGGCAAGGCTGCGTCCGCGTACAAGATGGCGAAACTCATCATCCGCCTCATTCATGATGTCGCCCGCACCGTTAACAACGACCCGCGTCTGAAGGATCGGCTGAAGGTTGTGTTCCTGCCGGATTACCGCGTCTCTGTGGCTGAGAAGATCTTCCCGGCGGCTGACATCTCCGAACAGATTTCGACGGCAGGCACCGAAGCTTCCGGCACCGGCAACATGAAGTTCGCTCTGAACGGCGCACTGACCGTTGGCACCTGGGACGGCGCGAACATCGAAATCGCTGAAAACGTTGGTCTCGATAACATCTTCGTGTTCGGCCTGCGCACCGAAGAAGTCGAGAAGCTGTCGCAAGAGGGCTACAATCCGCGTGCTTGGTATGAGGGGAACGCAGATCTGAAGGCAGTGCTCGACATGATCGCAAGCGGCTATTTCACCCCGGAAGAGCCGACTCGCTATCAGGCAATCGTCGATACACTGCTCGGGCGTGATCAATACTTCCTGCTCGCTGACTTTGCTGCCTATGTCGAAACGCACCGTCACGTCGATGCGGCTTACCGTGACAAGGCGACGTGGCTGACGAAGGTGGTCCACAACATCAGCGGGATGGGTATGTTCTCGTCCGATCGTACGATCGGCGAATACTGCAAAAACATCTGGGGCATAAAGACTCGCTGA
- the amrB gene encoding AmmeMemoRadiSam system protein B, whose translation MGIASVRPPAVAGLFYPGDPRELDAMLEHLFARTGNGAFTVCPKAIIVPHAGYIYSGQTAAQAFARLKPWAATLSRVVILGPTHRVPLHGIALPASDGFATPFGTVEVDRGALAKVRALPGVCVYDAAHAGEHSLEVQLPFLQLVLDHFKVVPLAVGRADSQSVATVIEQLWGGPETLFVVSTDLSHFHAYREAQELDSETVRRILALEHDIDPELACGAYPLNGLMRIAEQHGMSTLLLEQCNSGDTAGDRRRVVGYCSVALFEPTRHAH comes from the coding sequence ATGGGCATCGCAAGTGTTCGTCCGCCAGCCGTCGCAGGACTCTTCTACCCTGGCGATCCGCGCGAACTTGACGCGATGCTTGAGCACCTGTTCGCGCGCACTGGCAATGGTGCCTTCACGGTGTGCCCGAAAGCGATCATCGTCCCGCACGCCGGCTACATTTATTCCGGGCAAACTGCGGCGCAGGCCTTCGCACGGCTCAAACCCTGGGCCGCGACACTCTCGCGCGTGGTGATACTTGGGCCGACGCACCGCGTACCGCTGCACGGTATCGCGCTACCCGCGTCGGACGGATTTGCGACGCCTTTCGGAACGGTCGAGGTGGATCGTGGCGCGCTGGCGAAGGTGCGCGCGCTGCCCGGCGTGTGTGTATACGACGCCGCGCATGCAGGCGAACACAGCCTCGAAGTGCAGCTCCCGTTCCTGCAGCTTGTGCTCGATCACTTCAAGGTCGTGCCGCTCGCGGTCGGGCGTGCGGACTCTCAAAGCGTTGCGACCGTGATCGAGCAGCTCTGGGGTGGGCCGGAGACGCTCTTTGTCGTGAGCACCGACCTCTCCCACTTCCATGCCTACCGCGAAGCGCAGGAACTCGACAGCGAGACCGTGCGCCGGATCCTCGCGCTCGAACACGATATCGACCCCGAACTCGCGTGCGGGGCTTATCCGCTCAACGGTTTGATGCGCATCGCAGAGCAACACGGCATGTCGACCCTATTGCTGGAACAGTGCAACTCGGGTGATACCGCGGGCGACCGGCGACGCGTGGTGGGTTACTGCTCGGTTGCGCTGTTCGAGCCCACACGTCATGCCCACTGA